From the Lathyrus oleraceus cultivar Zhongwan6 chromosome 4, CAAS_Psat_ZW6_1.0, whole genome shotgun sequence genome, one window contains:
- the LOC127138597 gene encoding choline monooxygenase, chloroplastic, with translation MLIQMAMIIQVKPFFPNLRNEKSQNHLNFPNKHSSNLICSSLTSSDSVLSHRLAHHFNPKIPIEKAVTPPSSWYTDHSFFHLELDRVFYRGWQAVGSTEQIKDPGDFFTGRLGDVEFVVCRDDTGNVQAFYNVCRHHASILASGSGQKSCFVCPYHGWTYGLNGTLLKANRISGMRDFNVNDFGLIPIKVATWGPFVLLNFKKENLTQKEVDSHNVATEWLGSSSEILSTNGVDSSLSYVCRREYTIECNWKVFCDNYLDGGYHVPYAHKDLASGLNLDSYSTTLFERVSIQSCEGMSGKSEENNDRLGRKAIYAFIYPNFMINRYGPWMDTNLVLPLGANKCRVVFDYYLEPSLQGDRDFIAKSLQDSEKVQIEDIVLCEGVQKGLQSPAYSVGRYAPKVEQAMHHFHCLLHENLTT, from the exons ATGCTTATACAAATGGCGATGATCATTCAAGTCAAACCCTTTTTCCCAAATCTCCGAAACGAAAAATCTCAAAACCACCTTAATTTTCCCAACAAACATTCATCAAACCTCATTTGTTCTTCTCTTACCAGTTCAGATTCGGTTCTATCTCACAGACTAGCTCACCACTTCAATCCAAAGATTCCCATAGAAAAAGCCGTTACACCTCCATCATCATGGTATACTGATCACTCTTTCTTCCACCTTGAACTCGATCGCGTCTTCTACAGAGGCTGGCAAGCTGTGG GGTCGACAGAGCAGATAAAGGATCCCGGTGATTTTTTCACGGGAAG ACTAGGTGATGTGGAATTCGTGGTATGTCGTGATGACACTGGGAACGTCCAGGCCTTCTACAATGTTTGTCGCCATCATGCCTCTATTCTTGCTTCTGGAAGTGGACAAAAGTCCTGCTTTGTCTGCCCTTACCAC GGCTGGACATATGGATTAAACGGAACGCTTCTTAAGGCAAATAGGATATCAGGAATGCGAGATTTCAACGTAAAT GATTTTGGTCTTATACCTATCAAAGTAGCTACCTGGGGGCCTTTTGTCCTTCTCAATTTCAAAAAGGAGAATCTTACTCAAAAGGAAGTTGATAGTCATAATGTAGCAACAGAATGGCTTGGTAGCTCGTCCGAAATACTGAGTACCAATGGAGTTGATTCTTCGTTAAGTTATGTATGTAGACGCGAATACACCATTGAATGCAATTGGAAG GTGTTCTGCGATAACTACTTAGACGGTGGCTATCATGTACCATATGCGCATAAAGACCTAGCATCCGGTCTTAATCTCGATTCCTATTCTACCACA TTGTTTGAAAGGGTTAGCATCCAAAGTTGTGAAGGCATGTCAGGGAAAAGCGAAGAGAATAATGATCGACTTGGAAGAAAAGCTATATATGCTTTCATTTACCCAAACTTCATGATTAATAG GTATGGACCTTGGATGGACACCAATCTTGTACTTCCACTAGGAGCCAACAAATGTCGAGTGGTTTTTGACTACTATCTTGAACCCTCGCTACAG GGAGACAGAGATTTCATAGCGAAAAGTTTACAAGACAGTGAGAAAGTGCAG ATAGAAGATATTGTGTTGTGTGAAGGTGTTCAAAAGGGCCTCCAATCCCCAGCATATTCTGTCGGAAGATATGCTCCTAAAGTTGAGCAGGCCATGCACCATTTTCACTGTCTGCTGCATGAAAACCTGACAACATAA
- the LOC127135839 gene encoding uncharacterized protein LOC127135839 yields MIVEQHKRYKAATMYTELCGEKEQVTWRKIFFSNHARPQTLFVLWLALLGRLPTKDKLTRFRIHTDEKCMLCQENENIDHVFFECQTTGAIWTKIMKQLGYNRAPKRWTYEVKWLSCETQKKGWRRQILKIAVAGTMYNIWRARNDMDFSNKKMKDTIKDHITYTTIMRCCLSTKLRAHIDTTNICIC; encoded by the coding sequence ATGATTGTGGAACAACACAAAAGATACAAAGCTGCAACAATGTACACCGAGCTATGTGGAGAGAAGGAGCAAGTTACTTGGAGGAAAATTTTCTTCTCAAATCATGCTAGACCCCAGACTTTGTTTGTGCTTTGGCTTGCTCTATTGGGTCGACTGCCTACAAAGGATAAACTGACTCGTTTTAGAATTCATACAGATGAGAAATGTATGTTATGTCAGGAAAATGAGAATATTGATCATGTTTTCTTCGAGTGCCAAACCACAGGGGCAATATGGACAAAAATCATGAAACAACTTGGATATAACAGGGCTCCAAAAAGATGGACATATGAAGTTAAATGGTTGAGCTGTGAAACACAGAAGAAAGGTTGGAGAAGACAAATCTTGAAAATTGCAGTTGCTGGAACTATGTACAACATATGGAGAGCAAGAAATGACATGGATTTCTCAAACAAGAAGATGAAGGATACCATTAAAGATCACATCACTTATACAACTATCATGAGATGTTGCTTGAGTACCAAACTTAGAGCTCATATTGATACAACTAATATATGTATATGTTAA
- the LOC127138598 gene encoding plant intracellular Ras-group-related LRR protein 6: MMYEQQQRLQQPVERTTYSNNSNLIEETERLEIVNLSGMSLDSLPNPSLNLASICKLDLSNNNIQNIPESLTARLVNMVALDVHSNQLRTLPNSIGCLSKLKLLNASGNLIQHLPKTIENCRALEDLNLNFNKLIQLPENLGFELINLKKLSINSNKLLFFPHSISYLTSLKVLDARLNCLRSLPEDLENLINLETLNLSQNFHFLESIPYSIGLLLSLVELDISYNKIKSLPDSIGCLSKLQKLSVEGNPLVSPPPEVVELGLHAVKEYLGNKMNAGHQSPTKSPTKKKSWVGRLVKYGTFNVRNAPREEREAFIVSDDDRSIETLASPRSTGMFSPRRLFSGRNYFSH, encoded by the exons ATGATGTACGAACAGCAACAACGGTTACAGCAACCGGTGGAGAGGACAACATATAGTAATAATTCGAATTTGATTGAGGAAACTGAGAGGCTTGAAATAGTTAACTTGAGTGGCATGTCCTTGGATTCTCTTCCCAACCCTTCTCTCAATTTAGCTTCCATTTGCAAGTTAGACCTATCCAACAACAATATTCAG AATATTCCGGAATCATTGACGGCGAGATTGGTGAACATGGTGGCGTTGGATGTGCACTCAAACCAGCTCAGAACTCTCCCAAACTCCATTGGCTGCCTCTCAAAGCTCAAGCTTCTGAATGCCTCCGGCAACCTCATCCAACACCTCCCTAAAACGATTGAGAATTGCAGAGCCCTAGAAGATTTGAACTTAAATTTCAACAAGTTGATTCAGTTACCAGAGAACCTAGGGTTTGAGCTAATAAACCTCAAGAAACTGTCCATCAACTCCAACAAACTTCTCTTCTTTCCACACTCCATCTCTTATCTCACATCTCTGAAAGTTCTAGACGCACGTCTCAACTGTCTCAGGTCTCTCCCAGAAGATCTCGAGAATCTCATCAACCTTGAAACCCTAAACCTGAGTCAGAATTTTCATTTCTTGGAGTCAATTCCATACTCCATAGGACTTCTATTGTCTCTCGTCGAACTCGACATCAGCTACAACAAGATCAAGTCCTTGCCGGACTCCATTGGTTGTCTCAGTAAGCTTCAAAAGCTGAGTGTGGAAGGGAACCCTCTCGTTTCACCACCACCGGAAGTCGTGGAGCTTGGTTTGCACGCGGTGAAGGAGTATCTCGGTAACAAGATGAACGCTGGCCATCAGAGTCCGACTAAGAGTCCTACTAAGAAGAAGTCATGGGTTGGACGTTTGGTTAAGTATGGAACCTTCAATGTCAGAAATGCACCACGTGAAGAACGTGAAGCTTTCATCGTCTCTGATGATGATAGATCTATCGAAACTCTTGCTTCTCCTCGTTCCACGGGGATGTTTTCGCCGCGTCGTCTCTTCTCCGGTCGTAATTACTTTAGCCATTGA
- the LOC127135840 gene encoding ubiquitin-conjugating enzyme E2 2: protein MSTPARKRLLRDFKRLQQDPPVGISGAPQDNNIMLWNAVIFGPDDTPWDGGTFKLTLQFTEDYPNKPPTVRFVSRMFHPNIYADGSICLDILQNQWSPIYDVAAILTSIQSLLCDPNPKSPANSEAARTSQLENKQELNLEHIKESNGRMKHFLLEHLQYPLFSFSFTLLSLC from the coding sequence ATGTCGACTCCTGCTAGGAAGAGACTGTTGAGAGATTTTAAGAGGTTGCAACAAGATCCTCCTGTTGGCATCAGTGGGGCACCCCAAGACAACAATATCATGCTTTGGAATGCTGTGATCTTTGGGCCAGATGACACCCCTTGGGATGGAGGCACGTTCAAGTTGACGCTTCAGTTCACAGAGGATTATCCTAATAAACCACCTACTGTGCGCTTTGTTTCTCGGATGTTTCATCCAAACATCTATGCAGATGGAAGTATATGCTTGGATATTTTACAAAATCAGTGGAGTCCAATTTATGATGTGGCTGCTATACTTACCTCAATCCAGTCATTGTTGTGTGATCCAAACCCAAAATCTCCAGCAAATTCTGAAGCTGCTAGAACATCCCAGCTGGAAAATAAACAGGAATTGAACCTAGAGCATATCAAAGAAAGTAATGGGCGCATGAAGCATTTTCTTCTTGAACATTTACAATATCCATTATTCAGTTTCTCATTCACTCTTTTGAGTTTATGTTAG